The following are encoded in a window of Gloeothece citriformis PCC 7424 genomic DNA:
- a CDS encoding helix-turn-helix domain-containing protein, with translation MPAPYSYDLRQKAVKAVKRGHKKVNVCRLFKISRNTLDLWLKREKETGEYAAIANKQGRHSKIEDEEKFKSFVKENKGKTQKRMAELWGNNITQQNISYTCKKLGITRKKNLRISGKK, from the coding sequence ATGCCAGCACCTTATAGCTATGATTTACGGCAAAAAGCAGTTAAAGCCGTAAAAAGAGGGCATAAAAAAGTAAATGTCTGTCGTTTATTTAAAATTAGTCGTAATACTTTAGATTTATGGTTAAAAAGAGAAAAAGAAACAGGAGAATACGCAGCGATCGCTAATAAACAGGGAAGACATAGTAAAATTGAAGATGAAGAAAAGTTTAAAAGTTTTGTCAAAGAAAATAAAGGTAAAACTCAAAAGCGAATGGCTGAACTATGGGGCAATAACATCACTCAACAGAATATTAGTTATACTTGCAAAAAACTGGGAATTACAAGAAAAAAAAACTTACGGATATCAGGAAAGAAATGA
- a CDS encoding non-ribosomal peptide synthetase, with protein sequence MSDLLKKLKNLSPEKRQLVLQKLKQQQDKKLNNKEKLTLIPRSTEESIPLSFAQTRLWFVHQLEGASSAYTIERTLRLQGKLNLKALEQAFQALIQRHEPLRTQFKVKNNQPFQAIAPNLTFQLPVINLQHLSNPEQEISHLLAKSVCKPFDIANDSVLRVKLWQVAKDEYILLIAIHHIAADGWSMGILIRELAAYYQSFCLGASADLPPLPIQYADFAYWQRQWFTGEVLERQLNYWKQKLAAIPLLHQLPSDRPRPATQSFSGGTERFQLERELTEQLKKLSQRSGCTLFMTLLGAFAVLLSRYSGQDDIVIGSPIANRNRNEIEGLIGFFVNTLVLRFDLSKNPSFEEFLRQVRETTQEAYDYQDLPFEMLVEALQPERNLDRHPLIQIVFALQNAPQTSWDLPGVNVEQIDTGLGLDSLSLDLEVHLSEVDGTIEGNICYSRDLFDGETIARLMTHFRNLLTAIAQNPQQSVAFIPFLTSQEQQQLLKERNNTQRDYGCNKCIHQLVEEQAALNPEAIALVFENQSLTYSQLNAKANQLAHYLRELGIKTETLIGLSAERSLDMIIALLGILKAGAAYLPLDPEYPSERLSLMLEDSQVFLVLTQASLLNKLPDIQTPTLLLAEIWPKIASYSQENLTKVVEATNLAYVIYTSGSTGKPKGVMVEHRGVYNLAQAQIEAFAVEKNSRVLQFASFSFDACISEILMALGSGATLYLACKDAIMPGQPLRDFLRQQNITHVTLPPSVLRVLPLETLPALQSLIVAGEACSLELIKQWSGEQNFFNAYGPTEASVCATIAKCTPNDTKVTIGHPITNVQVYILDSHLQPVPIGVMGEIYIGGVGVARGYLNRPQLTQERFIADPFSNHQGRLYKTGDLGRYLVDGKIEYLGRIDHQVKVRGFRIELGEIEAILLKHPLVKEAVVIARTDYTTVQHDHKLNTNLIAYLVPTFQNQALPKQLDQVREFIQEKLPSYMIPQEFVLLDALPLTSNGKIDRNKLPTPDTITRHLTEDFLAPSSFIEVQMADIWSQILGIESIGVQDNFFKIGGHSLLATQLVSRIRDKFKLDLPLKTIFEYPILKDLANYLNTYLVGNKSVDSAKDQGILLEDIPRLPENSPKMLSFAQQRLWILNQLNGSSPIYNMPIALQLEGNLNIEALSQSLTYIVERHSSLRMYFPSVNGQPEIRIHQIEELNILSQEDLQDLEQETQSVTVQKIIDFHALEPFNLKTGTLFKAKLLQLKANKFILLINLHHIISDGWSMGIFMQELNHTYSAFSQGQKPTLPPLTIQYTDFVAWQRDRLEKGILETQINYWKNQLKDIPPLDNLLRNNQKYTIENDKGNSYSHNLNPKLTEKLKTLSQQQGVSLFMILLAAFSLFLSRYSGQEDICIGSLIANRTHSQTEGLIGFFINTLVLRSKINPEENFIQLLQQTRQTCLDAYSNQEIPFEYIVQVLHPECNLSYNPFFKALLVLQNLKGLEQEFRLPDLNIQPLEQNHSFLKFDLLLDISEQEDQLRCGWVCAQNLFEAKTLQGIANNFEILLQEIVNKFTA encoded by the coding sequence ATGAGTGATCTCTTAAAAAAACTAAAAAATCTTTCTCCTGAAAAGCGCCAATTAGTCTTACAAAAATTAAAACAGCAACAAGACAAAAAATTAAATAATAAGGAAAAGCTAACCCTAATTCCTAGATCAACAGAAGAAAGTATTCCTCTCTCTTTTGCTCAAACGCGCCTTTGGTTTGTTCATCAATTAGAAGGAGCAAGCAGTGCTTATACTATAGAGCGAACGCTCCGTTTGCAAGGTAAACTGAATCTAAAAGCGTTAGAACAAGCGTTTCAGGCTCTTATACAACGCCATGAACCTCTACGAACTCAGTTTAAAGTTAAAAATAATCAACCCTTTCAGGCGATCGCCCCTAACCTCACCTTCCAATTACCTGTCATTAATCTGCAACATCTGAGCAACCCTGAGCAAGAAATCTCCCATTTATTAGCCAAATCTGTCTGTAAACCCTTTGATATTGCTAATGATTCGGTTTTACGAGTCAAACTCTGGCAAGTAGCAAAGGATGAGTATATCTTGCTCATTGCCATACACCATATTGCGGCGGATGGTTGGTCAATGGGAATATTAATCCGTGAACTAGCCGCTTACTACCAGAGTTTTTGCCTGGGTGCAAGTGCAGATTTACCGCCTTTACCGATTCAATATGCTGATTTTGCCTACTGGCAGCGTCAATGGTTCACTGGTGAAGTGTTAGAGCGTCAATTGAATTATTGGAAACAGAAATTAGCCGCTATTCCCCTACTGCACCAATTACCCAGCGATCGCCCTCGCCCCGCAACTCAAAGCTTTTCCGGTGGAACGGAACGTTTTCAGTTAGAGCGGGAACTGACTGAACAACTTAAAAAACTGAGTCAGCGCTCGGGTTGTACTCTATTTATGACGCTTTTAGGCGCGTTTGCGGTCTTGTTGTCCCGTTATAGTGGACAAGATGATATTGTGATTGGCTCACCGATCGCTAACCGTAATCGGAATGAAATTGAAGGGTTAATCGGCTTTTTTGTCAATACTTTGGTGTTAAGGTTTGATCTCTCAAAAAATCCCAGTTTTGAGGAATTTTTGAGACAGGTCAGAGAAACAACTCAAGAGGCTTATGATTATCAGGATTTACCTTTTGAGATGTTGGTGGAAGCATTGCAACCTGAACGAAATTTAGACCGTCATCCCTTAATACAAATTGTTTTTGCCCTCCAAAATGCCCCCCAAACATCGTGGGACTTGCCAGGGGTGAATGTGGAACAAATTGATACAGGATTAGGGTTAGACTCCCTATCCCTTGATCTAGAGGTTCATCTTTCCGAAGTAGACGGCACTATTGAAGGTAACATTTGTTATAGCCGCGATCTTTTCGACGGAGAAACTATTGCCCGTTTGATGACTCATTTTCGCAATTTGTTAACGGCGATCGCCCAAAATCCCCAACAGTCCGTCGCTTTTATTCCCTTCTTAACATCCCAAGAGCAACAGCAATTATTGAAAGAGAGGAATAATACCCAGAGGGATTATGGTTGCAATAAATGTATTCATCAACTGGTAGAAGAACAAGCCGCTCTTAATCCCGAAGCGATCGCCCTAGTTTTTGAAAATCAATCTCTCACTTATAGCCAACTCAACGCTAAAGCGAACCAATTAGCTCATTATTTGCGAGAATTGGGCATCAAAACCGAAACTCTAATAGGGTTATCGGCAGAACGTTCTTTAGATATGATTATCGCCCTCTTGGGTATTCTCAAAGCCGGCGCTGCCTATCTTCCCCTTGATCCAGAGTATCCCTCGGAACGTCTTTCTTTGATGCTAGAAGATAGTCAAGTGTTTCTCGTGCTAACCCAGGCTTCATTATTAAATAAATTACCCGATATTCAAACTCCAACACTTTTACTAGCAGAAATTTGGCCAAAAATCGCCTCTTATAGTCAAGAAAATTTGACCAAAGTTGTAGAAGCGACTAATTTAGCCTACGTTATTTATACATCAGGTTCAACAGGCAAACCTAAAGGCGTGATGGTCGAGCATCGAGGCGTTTACAACCTTGCTCAAGCTCAAATTGAAGCCTTTGCCGTAGAAAAGAACAGTCGTGTTCTCCAGTTTGCCTCTTTTAGTTTTGATGCTTGCATTTCAGAAATATTGATGGCTTTAGGTTCAGGAGCGACCCTTTATCTAGCTTGCAAAGACGCTATCATGCCCGGACAGCCTTTAAGGGATTTTTTGCGGCAACAAAACATTACCCATGTCACCCTGCCCCCATCGGTTTTAAGAGTCTTACCTCTTGAGACTTTACCCGCATTACAAAGTTTGATAGTAGCAGGTGAAGCTTGTTCTCTCGAACTTATCAAACAATGGTCAGGAGAGCAAAACTTTTTTAATGCTTATGGGCCGACGGAAGCAAGCGTCTGTGCTACGATCGCTAAATGTACCCCTAATGATACTAAAGTGACGATCGGGCATCCGATCACTAATGTTCAGGTTTACATTTTAGATTCCCATCTCCAACCCGTACCCATAGGGGTTATGGGTGAAATTTATATCGGTGGGGTAGGAGTTGCTAGAGGTTATTTAAACCGTCCCCAATTAACTCAAGAGAGATTTATCGCTGATCCTTTCAGTAATCATCAAGGTAGACTTTATAAAACAGGGGATTTAGGACGTTATTTAGTCGATGGTAAAATTGAATATTTAGGACGCATTGACCATCAGGTAAAAGTACGCGGTTTCCGGATTGAATTAGGAGAAATTGAAGCCATTCTATTGAAACATCCTTTAGTAAAAGAAGCAGTGGTTATCGCTCGAACTGATTATACAACCGTTCAGCATGATCATAAACTAAATACTAATCTTATCGCTTATTTAGTTCCTACCTTTCAAAATCAGGCTTTACCAAAACAACTCGACCAAGTCCGGGAATTTATTCAAGAAAAGCTACCTAGTTATATGATTCCCCAAGAGTTTGTACTGCTCGATGCTTTACCCTTAACCTCTAATGGCAAAATAGACAGGAATAAGCTACCGACTCCTGATACAATTACTCGTCATTTAACGGAGGATTTTTTAGCGCCAAGTAGTTTTATTGAAGTCCAGATGGCGGATATTTGGAGTCAGATTTTAGGGATTGAATCTATCGGAGTACAGGATAATTTCTTTAAAATCGGTGGTCATTCTCTTTTAGCAACCCAATTAGTTAGCCGTATTCGTGACAAATTTAAGCTAGATTTACCCCTAAAAACTATCTTTGAGTATCCAATTCTTAAAGATTTAGCCAATTATTTAAATACTTATTTAGTCGGTAATAAATCTGTAGATTCTGCAAAAGATCAAGGAATACTATTAGAAGATATTCCCCGTTTGCCAGAGAATAGCCCTAAAATGCTTTCTTTTGCTCAACAAAGGTTATGGATATTAAACCAATTAAACGGATCTTCTCCTATTTATAATATGCCGATTGCCTTACAATTAGAAGGTAACTTAAATATTGAGGCGCTCTCTCAGAGTTTAACCTATATTGTTGAGCGTCATAGTAGTTTACGGATGTATTTTCCTTCGGTTAACGGTCAACCTGAAATTAGAATTCATCAGATAGAAGAACTTAATATTTTAAGTCAAGAAGATTTACAAGATTTAGAGCAAGAAACTCAATCCGTAACTGTCCAAAAAATCATTGATTTTCATGCTTTAGAACCGTTTAATTTAAAAACAGGGACCCTATTTAAAGCTAAGTTGTTACAGCTAAAAGCCAATAAATTTATCTTACTAATTAATCTGCACCATATTATTAGTGATGGCTGGTCTATGGGGATATTTATGCAAGAATTAAACCACACTTATAGTGCTTTTTCCCAAGGTCAAAAACCGACCCTTCCACCCCTTACCATCCAGTATACTGATTTTGTCGCTTGGCAACGCGATCGCCTAGAAAAAGGTATTTTAGAAACCCAAATCAACTATTGGAAAAACCAACTTAAAGATATTCCTCCCCTAGATAATTTATTGAGAAATAATCAAAAATATACCATAGAAAATGATAAAGGAAATTCTTATAGTCATAATCTAAACCCTAAATTAACGGAAAAATTAAAAACCTTAAGCCAGCAACAAGGAGTTAGTTTATTTATGATTTTATTAGCCGCTTTTAGCCTTTTCCTTTCCCGTTATAGTGGACAAGAAGATATTTGTATTGGTTCTCTGATCGCTAATCGTACCCATAGTCAAACTGAAGGGTTAATCGGCTTTTTTATTAACACCTTAGTTCTACGAAGTAAAATCAATCCAGAAGAAAATTTTATTCAACTACTGCAACAAACTCGACAAACTTGTTTAGACGCATACTCCAATCAAGAAATTCCCTTTGAATATATTGTACAAGTTTTGCACCCAGAGTGTAATCTAAGTTATAATCCCTTTTTTAAAGCACTGTTGGTGTTACAAAATCTTAAAGGGTTAGAGCAGGAATTTAGGTTACCAGACCTGAATATTCAACCCTTAGAACAGAATCATTCGTTTCTCAAATTTGACCTACTGCTTGATATTTCCGAACAAGAAGATCAACTACGCTGTGGATGGGTATGTGCCCAGAATTTATTTGAAGCAAAAACCCTTCAAGGGATAGCGAATAATTTTGAAATTTTGTTACAAGAGATTGTAAATAAATTCACGGCGTGA
- a CDS encoding DUF5906 domain-containing protein, which yields MITATHPTTQKTKNTKSNLIDVYTEALARFSPEQIYDRYPHNFKSDATGKLRGIPPFRESKSETSFTVFPDGGFFDAGDGFGGYAPDYIHSLKIGRWERARGRDFVAAVRELCALAKPDPQADRAGIPFPELSLSQSEIEKAQKSENRRGILACLIKLGQDTLWSEFGTAARDYLINERGLTEQQIKDFHLGYYRKRSDVVDYLKHKGYTATEIKEAGVALKKWEGYIIIPWLDEGGRPLTLYGRYHQKTAPEGLPKTLALPGIGTKRSPLYLDRAIAAGHKEVIFVEGVFDALLLQALGETRAISGVAASFSNEQIETLKRNRIEKVYHLGDPDGGGIGGTNSNLTRLLKACISVYVPPMLPDSLDPDEFVIRHGIEALKELIERSHHGLRWKAAQIVNKCGLDTDAAKERVLREALEVANSVPSQYKLELETFFWGEIRATMGDMDIDEFRELLERQINNDAQTLSDSSADIPDSFSPNSEYTQQVYNVLYRDKRWICVEGKLYYWETNHYEHSKDVVEKKRIRDFLNTLPKKNKDGEITYPFAKPNCVNNALEWLKMGFGIDPELVNPPGLNCTNGVLKIHWIESTPTWELVPHNPEQYYLYEPVLTYDPDAPQTDCDRLLSALDPAQLTIFLRSVAASLDIQTVRKYKGRLVRALLMKGLGSNGKDSIREVVRLMYGGIGMTGCTLSDFRQYDEGRKFPLSKLGRSRVNWASENASFAKIDSLQSLKAAITGDPLSVENKGKDENEYDPTAVLFFNCNDIPRLTGSMEAIASRYAVLTFNKTFTIDADPSKGEIEADPRFKYDPDFLKTHVLSAFLNRVLSELVNLMSDGIDYRACDRAWNEIKAENSHLFQFTQDVGLSYLEGKEMPVGDIWKLLEGWYQDNGYLSYIESSTGKLKADWTDSPIRGDRLVKGANQVTARILELFPKAKRVVLANNSRVIRGIGIVPSGNGDEGGHNQSHNQLPNPEVLPNNHSKQHNQGDTGNNSSSKEIELNTSPPESQQSLDDENTDYEGSTGSVREIQIQTPRIQNEHNQLNEDGCEEGETGYDSSSMESNSSLTEPHLLKPGTRIIHNESWVGTIQSIHPDGKVAQVYLDLMESVHPVDIDNLKLLDE from the coding sequence ATGATAACAGCAACCCATCCGACAACACAAAAGACAAAAAACACAAAAAGCAATTTAATTGACGTTTACACCGAAGCTCTCGCCCGTTTCTCCCCAGAACAGATCTACGATCGCTACCCCCATAATTTCAAATCCGACGCAACAGGGAAATTAAGAGGAATACCGCCGTTTCGTGAGTCTAAGTCAGAAACAAGTTTTACCGTATTCCCAGATGGCGGATTTTTTGATGCTGGAGACGGATTTGGCGGATATGCACCAGATTACATTCATAGCCTCAAGATAGGAAGATGGGAGAGGGCAAGGGGACGGGACTTTGTAGCCGCCGTTCGTGAGTTATGCGCGCTGGCGAAGCCAGATCCGCAAGCGGATCGCGCGGGTATCCCCTTCCCAGAACTGTCATTAAGCCAATCAGAGATAGAAAAAGCCCAAAAATCCGAGAATCGCCGAGGAATATTGGCTTGTTTAATTAAATTGGGACAGGATACATTATGGAGTGAGTTTGGGACGGCTGCCCGTGATTATCTGATCAATGAACGAGGGCTAACCGAGCAGCAGATCAAGGATTTTCACCTGGGTTATTACCGTAAACGCTCAGATGTGGTGGATTATCTCAAGCATAAAGGCTATACCGCCACAGAGATAAAAGAGGCAGGGGTAGCTTTAAAAAAATGGGAGGGTTATATCATTATTCCCTGGCTTGACGAGGGGGGACGGCCACTGACGCTTTACGGGCGATATCACCAAAAAACAGCCCCAGAAGGATTACCCAAAACCCTCGCTTTACCTGGGATAGGCACAAAGCGATCGCCATTGTATCTAGACAGAGCGATTGCAGCCGGACACAAAGAGGTAATTTTTGTTGAGGGGGTATTTGATGCCCTCCTGTTACAGGCATTAGGAGAAACCAGGGCTATAAGTGGGGTGGCCGCGTCATTCTCCAACGAGCAGATTGAAACCTTAAAACGTAACCGAATTGAGAAAGTTTATCATTTAGGAGACCCAGACGGCGGGGGAATTGGTGGGACTAACTCGAATTTGACAAGGTTACTCAAGGCATGCATCAGCGTCTATGTCCCCCCGATGCTTCCCGACTCTTTAGATCCCGATGAATTTGTAATACGGCATGGGATAGAAGCATTAAAGGAATTAATAGAGCGATCGCATCATGGGTTGAGGTGGAAAGCGGCTCAAATTGTCAACAAATGTGGACTAGATACCGATGCAGCTAAAGAGCGAGTTTTAAGGGAAGCCCTTGAGGTAGCTAATTCTGTGCCTTCTCAATATAAACTAGAGCTAGAAACGTTCTTTTGGGGGGAAATTCGCGCGACAATGGGAGATATGGATATTGATGAGTTTCGGGAGTTGCTGGAGCGACAGATAAACAACGATGCCCAAACCTTATCGGATTCTTCTGCTGACATCCCCGACAGCTTCAGCCCCAACAGCGAATACACCCAACAAGTTTATAACGTCCTCTATCGTGATAAACGTTGGATTTGTGTCGAAGGAAAACTCTACTACTGGGAAACCAATCATTACGAGCATTCAAAGGACGTGGTCGAGAAAAAGAGGATTAGAGACTTCCTTAACACTCTACCCAAGAAGAATAAAGATGGTGAGATAACTTATCCATTCGCCAAGCCGAATTGTGTCAATAACGCTCTCGAATGGCTCAAAATGGGGTTTGGGATCGACCCAGAACTGGTTAATCCCCCTGGACTTAATTGTACCAATGGGGTGCTGAAAATCCATTGGATAGAATCGACCCCAACATGGGAGTTAGTTCCCCATAACCCTGAGCAGTATTATCTTTATGAGCCGGTGCTAACTTATGACCCCGATGCCCCTCAGACAGATTGCGATCGCTTATTATCGGCATTAGATCCCGCTCAACTAACTATATTCCTACGCAGCGTAGCGGCTTCATTAGATATCCAAACAGTGCGGAAATACAAAGGACGCTTGGTCAGAGCCTTGCTGATGAAAGGTTTGGGGAGCAACGGTAAAGACTCTATCCGCGAAGTCGTGCGGCTGATGTACGGCGGAATCGGCATGACAGGCTGTACATTAAGTGACTTCCGACAATACGACGAGGGCAGGAAGTTTCCCCTCTCAAAACTCGGTAGAAGTCGGGTTAACTGGGCTAGTGAGAATGCTTCTTTTGCCAAAATAGATTCTTTACAATCTCTTAAGGCGGCCATTACAGGAGATCCTCTGTCGGTGGAGAACAAGGGAAAAGATGAGAACGAATATGACCCGACTGCTGTATTGTTCTTTAACTGTAATGACATTCCCAGATTAACCGGGTCGATGGAAGCGATCGCCTCAAGATATGCGGTGTTAACTTTCAACAAAACCTTTACAATTGATGCAGATCCGAGTAAAGGAGAGATAGAGGCCGATCCACGTTTTAAATATGACCCTGACTTCCTGAAAACCCATGTTTTGTCGGCTTTTCTCAATCGAGTGCTGTCAGAATTGGTTAATCTGATGTCCGACGGGATAGATTACCGGGCTTGCGATCGGGCCTGGAATGAAATCAAAGCCGAAAATTCTCACCTATTTCAATTTACCCAGGATGTGGGATTAAGTTACCTAGAGGGGAAAGAAATGCCCGTCGGTGACATCTGGAAGCTCTTGGAGGGGTGGTATCAAGACAATGGGTATCTCAGTTATATCGAGTCTTCAACAGGGAAGCTAAAGGCTGACTGGACTGATTCACCGATACGGGGCGATCGCTTAGTAAAAGGGGCGAATCAAGTTACAGCCAGAATCCTTGAGTTATTTCCCAAAGCTAAACGGGTTGTGTTGGCTAACAATTCTAGAGTCATCAGGGGTATAGGAATTGTACCGTCTGGTAATGGTGATGAGGGGGGACATAACCAGTCACATAACCAATTACCTAACCCAGAAGTCTTACCCAATAACCATTCTAAGCAACATAACCAAGGAGATACGGGAAATAATTCTTCTTCTAAAGAAATTGAATTAAATACATCACCACCGGAGTCACAGCAGTCTTTGGATGATGAAAACACTGATTATGAAGGTTCAACTGGTTCGGTTAGGGAGATTCAAATCCAGACACCGCGCATTCAAAACGAACATAACCAATTGAATGAAGATGGTTGTGAAGAGGGAGAAACTGGTTATGACTCATCCTCTATGGAGTCTAATTCATCCCTTACTGAACCACATTTACTCAAACCCGGCACTCGTATCATCCATAACGAAAGTTGGGTTGGAACAATCCAAAGTATTCATCCCGATGGCAAGGTAGCCCAAGTTTATTTAGATTTGATGGAGAGTGTTCATCCGGTTGATATTGATAACTTGAAATTATTGGACGAATAG
- a CDS encoding helix-turn-helix domain-containing protein, translating to MPAPYSYDLRQKAVKAAKRGHKKVNVCRLFKISRNTLDLWLKREKETGEYAAIANKQGRHSKIEDEEKFKSFVKENKGKTQKRMAELWGNNITQQNISYTCKKLGITRKKNLRISGKK from the coding sequence ATGCCAGCACCTTATAGCTATGATTTACGGCAAAAAGCAGTTAAAGCCGCAAAAAGAGGGCATAAAAAAGTAAATGTCTGTCGTTTATTTAAAATTAGTCGTAATACTTTAGATTTATGGTTAAAAAGAGAAAAAGAAACAGGAGAATACGCAGCGATCGCTAATAAACAGGGAAGACATAGTAAAATTGAAGATGAAGAAAAGTTTAAAAGTTTTGTCAAAGAAAATAAAGGTAAAACTCAAAAGCGAATGGCTGAACTATGGGGCAATAACATCACTCAACAGAATATTAGTTATACTTGCAAAAAACTGGGAATTACAAGAAAAAAAAACTTACGGATATCAGGAAAGAAATGA
- a CDS encoding winged helix-turn-helix domain-containing protein, with amino-acid sequence MLEVQTPPGKLSLISPQVMNRLEERLREPQGFKSYSQIQQWLNQEFRIVVAYKTVHKIVRYKLNAKLKVPRPSSIKAKPEAQEAFKKTCHR; translated from the coding sequence TTGCTCGAAGTTCAAACACCCCCAGGGAAGTTAAGTTTAATTTCCCCCCAAGTGATGAATCGACTCGAAGAACGTCTTAGAGAACCTCAAGGATTTAAAAGTTATAGCCAAATTCAACAATGGCTTAATCAAGAGTTTAGAATTGTAGTTGCGTATAAAACTGTACATAAAATCGTGCGCTACAAGCTTAATGCCAAATTAAAAGTCCCTCGTCCTAGCAGCATAAAAGCTAAACCTGAAGCTCAAGAAGCTTTTAAAAAAACTTGCCACAGATAA
- a CDS encoding IS630 family transposase → MLAKNWELQEKKTYGYQERNEIEREAFREKVILIEKKKRVYLDEAGFDNRDDYPYGYSPKGERCYDLKCGKKRERVSWIGALKEGKILAPLTFEGCCNRDLFEAWLSQSLVPQLEPGDIIILDNATFHKGETIREIVEEAGCELWYLPAYSPDLNKIENWWSVLKTWMKQMLPEFETVRECVDAAFKKCPNVFA, encoded by the coding sequence ATACTTGCAAAAAACTGGGAATTACAAGAAAAAAAAACTTACGGATATCAGGAAAGAAATGAAATAGAACGAGAAGCTTTCCGAGAAAAAGTTATTTTAATTGAGAAAAAGAAAAGAGTTTATTTAGATGAAGCGGGGTTTGATAATAGAGATGATTATCCTTATGGCTATAGCCCTAAAGGAGAAAGATGCTACGATTTAAAATGTGGGAAAAAACGAGAAAGAGTCAGTTGGATTGGTGCTTTAAAAGAAGGAAAAATTTTGGCTCCTTTAACCTTTGAAGGTTGTTGTAATAGAGATTTATTTGAAGCCTGGTTATCTCAAAGTTTGGTTCCTCAATTGGAACCAGGTGACATCATTATTTTGGATAATGCCACATTTCATAAAGGAGAAACCATCAGAGAAATTGTAGAAGAAGCTGGTTGTGAACTATGGTATCTACCAGCTTACTCTCCAGATTTAAATAAAATTGAGAATTGGTGGTCTGTTTTAAAAACTTGGATGAAACAAATGTTACCCGAATTTGAAACAGTTAGAGAATGTGTCGATGCTGCCTTCAAAAAATGTCCTAACGTTTTTGCGTAG
- a CDS encoding IS630 family transposase has protein sequence MPQIIEILLRHLGTGQPVRYWCEDESRLGLKTMTCRIITLKGVKPQGQVSWQRKSFYLYGLVEPVTGESFYWEFSRLDAQCFQKFLDVFSTTYSNELNLIQMDNGSFHKSLSLKWPDNIIPIFQPPHSPELNPIERLWEYIKAQLSWEQCTSLDELRQKLKQVLESISPDAIASLCGWDYITSALLSATS, from the coding sequence TTGCCACAGATAATTGAAATATTACTTCGTCATTTGGGGACAGGGCAGCCAGTAAGGTATTGGTGTGAGGATGAAAGTCGTTTAGGTTTAAAAACAATGACTTGCCGCATTATCACTCTCAAAGGAGTTAAACCTCAAGGTCAAGTTAGCTGGCAGCGAAAAAGTTTTTATTTATATGGTCTTGTTGAACCAGTAACTGGTGAAAGCTTTTATTGGGAATTTTCCCGTCTGGATGCTCAATGTTTTCAAAAATTTTTAGATGTTTTTTCTACAACTTATTCCAACGAGTTGAATCTAATTCAAATGGACAATGGTAGTTTTCACAAGTCTTTGTCATTGAAATGGCCTGATAATATTATCCCAATTTTTCAGCCACCTCATAGTCCTGAGCTTAATCCGATTGAACGTTTATGGGAATATATCAAAGCACAATTATCTTGGGAACAATGTACTTCTTTAGATGAATTAAGACAAAAATTAAAACAAGTTCTTGAGTCCATCTCGCCCGACGCGATCGCATCTCTTTGTGGATGGGATTACATTACCTCGGCATTATTAAGTGCAACTTCATAG
- a CDS encoding helix-turn-helix domain-containing protein produces MPVFNKISKFIEHKGISRYRFWQDTQLGRDTAYRLCNDPFYIPTGNVLDKICSTYKIQPGEILGWYDESETSELTAESSQEIQLKQNKKQKEDIDNEKEKSKLIAINAVFSEPKAS; encoded by the coding sequence ATGCCTGTGTTTAATAAAATCAGCAAGTTCATAGAACACAAAGGCATAAGTCGTTACCGATTCTGGCAAGATACCCAACTTGGTAGAGATACGGCTTATCGCCTGTGTAACGATCCGTTTTATATTCCGACTGGAAATGTACTCGATAAAATTTGTAGTACCTATAAAATACAACCGGGTGAAATCTTAGGTTGGTATGATGAGTCCGAAACTTCGGAATTAACGGCTGAATCTTCTCAAGAGATTCAACTCAAACAAAATAAAAAGCAAAAAGAGGACATCGATAATGAAAAAGAAAAATCCAAGTTGATCGCCATAAATGCTGTTTTCTCTGAGCCAAAAGCCAGTTAA